The following are encoded in a window of Pecten maximus chromosome 17, xPecMax1.1, whole genome shotgun sequence genomic DNA:
- the LOC117314941 gene encoding collagen alpha-1(X) chain-like, which produces MADNQTSPWFPTLLILTCLHTFSFVAVTVIQLSNLHEIHELDSALKTGLQDLYSQIEEDPNVHARAKRASSFVTDILTSQAQVLEQHCLDHNKTCPTGAPGRPGAEGEQGDHGQKGDRGPAGLAGQPGLEGPKGNPGQQGSKGMKGDSGLPGDSGLPGIHGIKGQKGQPGDKGQNGIRGAKGQTGSAGLPGAKGSHGDRGETGAKGDKGQPGVAGPAGSKGAPGVQGSAGSDARMLQPGCTCLRQNPPPLVTNYRKRFNII; this is translated from the exons ATGGCGGACAACCAAACCTCTCCATGGTTCCCCACCTTACTCATTCTGACTTGTCTCCATACCTTCTCCTTTGTAGCGGTGACAGTTATCCAGTTAAGCAACCTCCACGAGATACATGAGCTGGACAGCGCTTTAAAAACTGGACTTCAG GACCTGTATAGTCAGATCGAGGAGGATCCCAATGTCCACGCTAGGGCCAAACGGGCCTCATCTTTTGTCACTGATATACTCACCTCACAG GCCCAAGTTCTCGAGCAGCATTGTCTGGATCACAATAAGACGTGCCCTACAG GTGCCCCTGGTCGGCCAGGTGCCGAGGGTGAACAAG GCGACCATGGACAAAAAGGCGACCGGGGACCAGCTGGGTTGGCGGGACAGCCGGGTCTAGAAGGGCCTAAAGGAAATCCGGGTCAGCAAGGGTCAAAGGGCATGAAGGGAGACTCTGGATTACCAGGTGATTCCGGATTACCAGGAATTCACGGAATCAAAGGTCAAAAAGGTCAACCCGGTGATAAAGGTCAAAATGGTATTCGAGGGGCTAAG GGACAGACCGGAAGTGCAGGTTTACCCGGAGCTAAGGGTAGTCATGGTGATCGTGGTGAAACTGGAGCGAAAGGAGATAAAGGGCAGCCTGGAGTTGCGGGCCCTGCTGGTTCTAAAGGAGCGCCAGGAGTACAAGGTTCCGCCGGAAGTGACGCACGAATGCTGCAGCCTGGATGCACCTGCTTAC GTCAAAATCCACCTCCTTTAGTTACGAATTACCGAAAGCGTTTCAATATCATATGA